The Pontibacter pudoricolor genome contains a region encoding:
- a CDS encoding glycosyltransferase, producing the protein MITLVLLALLGICVLVQLYFALVYFFPLSRHQDPAITQHVPVSVIVAAHNEQDNLFELLPMLLDQEYPEFEILVVNDRSDDDTEFYLYELEKQFPNFKVVTVKKTPEYLNSKKYALALGIRAATYERMLFTDADCRPYSTKWIEKMQSGYVTGVDLVLGYSPYAQLKGFLNHLIRYETLLTAIQYLSQANKGHAYMGVGRNLSYTKTCFFRNKGFASHIKTTGGDDDLFVRDAVNNSKVNIVIDKEAQTWSIPKKTFREWTTQKRRHLSAGKQYKANDKRKIGAFVISNIFFYVLAIILLVINSHLAILAAIVGLRYIVMFSAYASVARRLNDKLSLFLLPVLDIVYFFNYLFLGISVLLYKRIRWK; encoded by the coding sequence TTGATTACACTTGTACTTTTAGCACTGCTCGGCATTTGTGTGCTGGTGCAGTTATACTTTGCCCTCGTTTATTTTTTCCCGCTTAGCCGCCACCAGGACCCTGCCATAACGCAGCATGTTCCTGTATCGGTTATAGTTGCCGCACATAACGAGCAGGATAACCTGTTTGAGTTGCTGCCCATGCTGCTTGATCAGGAATACCCCGAGTTTGAAATACTGGTGGTGAACGATCGATCTGATGATGACACTGAGTTTTACCTGTACGAACTGGAAAAGCAGTTCCCGAATTTTAAAGTAGTAACTGTAAAAAAGACCCCGGAATATCTTAATTCAAAAAAATATGCGTTAGCCTTAGGCATTCGGGCAGCTACGTATGAGCGCATGCTTTTTACAGACGCCGACTGCCGGCCATATAGTACTAAATGGATAGAGAAGATGCAGAGTGGCTATGTAACGGGGGTTGATTTGGTACTTGGCTACTCTCCGTATGCACAATTAAAAGGATTTTTGAATCATCTTATCAGATATGAAACATTACTGACCGCAATCCAGTATTTGTCTCAGGCAAACAAGGGGCACGCATATATGGGGGTAGGTAGAAACTTATCTTATACTAAAACGTGTTTCTTTAGGAACAAAGGGTTTGCCTCTCATATCAAAACAACTGGCGGCGACGATGACCTATTTGTTAGAGATGCCGTCAACAATAGCAAAGTAAATATTGTTATAGACAAAGAGGCTCAGACCTGGAGTATTCCCAAAAAGACGTTTCGGGAATGGACCACTCAGAAAAGAAGGCATTTGTCTGCAGGAAAGCAATACAAAGCAAATGATAAAAGAAAAATTGGCGCATTCGTAATCTCTAACATCTTTTTTTACGTATTAGCTATCATTCTTCTTGTCATAAATAGTCATTTAGCTATATTAGCCGCTATAGTCGGTTTGCGGTACATAGTTATGTTCTCCGCGTATGCATCAGTAGCTCGCAGACTAAACGACAAGCTCTCCTTGTTTTTATTGCCGGTACTCGATATCGTGTACTTTTTTAATTACCTGTTCCTTGGTATATCTGTACTATTGTATAAACGAATCAGATGGAAGTAA
- a CDS encoding RNA polymerase sigma factor → MEVNKQFSAKAKHDFKLIQAAVEDNDEKAYAELMSIYKKPVYHVVLKMVRNADDAEDLTIEAFAKAFRNLHKFNPEYAFSTWLFRIATNNCIDFIRKNRIKTMSIDSAIKIDNGDEITIDFKDKNLNPQEEAIKNQKIEIMQYVVAKLPEKYQRLVTLRYFNELSYEEIATELNAPLGTVKAQLHRARELLYDMVKTKST, encoded by the coding sequence ATGGAAGTAAATAAACAATTCTCAGCGAAAGCTAAACACGATTTCAAGCTGATACAGGCCGCCGTTGAAGACAACGACGAGAAAGCGTATGCTGAGCTGATGAGTATCTATAAAAAGCCGGTGTACCATGTGGTACTCAAAATGGTGCGCAATGCCGACGATGCCGAAGACCTGACGATAGAGGCTTTTGCCAAGGCGTTCAGGAACCTGCACAAGTTTAACCCGGAATATGCTTTCAGTACCTGGCTGTTCCGTATCGCGACTAACAACTGCATCGACTTTATCCGCAAGAACCGAATCAAGACCATGAGCATCGACTCGGCCATTAAAATTGATAACGGCGACGAGATAACCATAGACTTTAAGGACAAGAACCTTAACCCGCAGGAAGAAGCGATCAAAAATCAGAAGATCGAGATCATGCAGTACGTGGTAGCAAAACTGCCAGAGAAATATCAGCGCCTGGTAACACTGCGTTACTTTAACGAGCTGAGCTACGAAGAAATAGCTACGGAGCTAAACGCCCCGCTTGGAACTGTAAAAGCCCAGCTACACCGTGCACGCGAGTTGCTCTATGACATGGTTAAAACAAAAAGCACTTGA